Genomic window (Acidimicrobiia bacterium):
CTTCTTGTTCGCGGTCGTATTGACGAACACTGCGCATTGGCCGGTAACCGTGGCGCTAAACAACCTGGCCGGCAGTCAGATCATCGCCTGGAATGTGCAGATGGCCGCCTCGTTTCTTGCCGCCGTTCCCACCCTCCTGATTTA
Coding sequences:
- a CDS encoding carbohydrate ABC transporter permease; its protein translation is FLFAVVLTNTAHWPVTVALNNLAGSQIIAWNVQMAASFLAAVPTLLIYIFLGRYFLQGMMSGALKE